In the genome of Bordetella avium, the window GCGGTACTTGCTGGCGGCGGCCTTGATGGCGCCCGATTGGCCGTCGCCGATACCGCCCGACAAGAATTGAACGTCGCCCTGTTGCTGGGTCTGGGGCAGCAGAGGCAAGTCCTGTGCCAGCGCTGCGCCGCTGACCGTCATCGCGCCGGCCATCAGCAATGCGGCGAGCAGCGAACGTTCGTGGATTTTCTTCATGACAGACACTCCTTACCAGGGAAATGGGGAAACGATAAGGATTGCGCAGGCCTGCGCAATCCTCTCGGGCGATGCTACGACATAATGCTTGGCTCTGGAAGCTGACCCGGGCTGGATGCCCTGATACGGATCAACTTACGGTGCCTGGCAGATGAAAATGCAACGCGGTTTCGCCTGTCAAGCGGGCGGCGGAATCGAAACGCCGCTCGACCAGTTCGCCCTGGCCATTGGCCCGCCATAGCAAAACGGTGGAGCAGCGCGTGCCGTAGTCGGCGCTGACGATAAAGGGGCTGCTCAACAGACGTTCGCGCTCCCGCGGCAGACCGGTGTCCGGCAGCGAGGCATCCTCGGCAACCGTGCGATCGCCAAGCGCGGCGAACAGGGCGGGCAGATCCAGCCCATGTTCGAATGTTTGCCTAACGGCATGTTTGAGCCGCAGTGACTTGGGCCAGGGGCTGTCCAGCAGATGGTTGGACAGCGCATAAAGTCCGTCCTTCAGCAGGCGCGGTTCGCCGCCACGATTGCCGTAGTACCAGGCGTCTTGCCTGTCGCCCACGATAAGGTTGAAGCCGTTGTAACGCCCGCCCTCGCGAGCCACGCTGGCGATGTAATCGCGCGCGGGCAAATCGCCGGCCAGAAAGTGTTCGGCCAGCTTGCCGCGCGAGGGGGCGTCAGGCAGGTGCCGGCCCACTTCGCGGTAGTTGGTGAGGATGGCGTAATGGCCATTGCGGGCTGCGCCCATCCAGGTTCCGCCCGCCAGCAGGTCGCGGCCCGCATAGATGCCGCTGGGCCAGGCCGCAGCCGGTGCTGCGGGCCGGGCGTGGAACTCGTCGCGATTCGCTGCGATCAGCACCGGCAGGCCGGGCAGGGCGTTCAGG includes:
- a CDS encoding NRDE family protein, whose product is MCLAVLALNALPGLPVLIAANRDEFHARPAAPAAAWPSGIYAGRDLLAGGTWMGAARNGHYAILTNYREVGRHLPDAPSRGKLAEHFLAGDLPARDYIASVAREGGRYNGFNLIVGDRQDAWYYGNRGGEPRLLKDGLYALSNHLLDSPWPKSLRLKHAVRQTFEHGLDLPALFAALGDRTVAEDASLPDTGLPRERERLLSSPFIVSADYGTRCSTVLLWRANGQGELVERRFDSAARLTGETALHFHLPGTVS